The stretch of DNA GGGTTTATCTCTTTCTCaataatacaaacatatatatatatatatacacaatgaaCTGTCTTGCCTGTATTACTTATAACTGAATTTATGTTGCAAGTCTGAAATATGAAGATTTATCTACAGTTTCTTAGaattttatcattatcatttgtCAGTGATCAATGTAAACGAGGTCACAGTGAGTTGAACCTAACCAGACAGACATGTTTACCTTACAATCAGTCATATGCCAAATATAGGATCTAATGCTTTTGGTAcctgataaactgacaaaaccatgtaaaattaacatagaccaatgaaccatgaaaatgaagtcaaggtcagatgaatagacatacatgtaaaccttacaatcattccatatataaatatatagtggCTAATAGCTTACTTATATAATTGGTAAAATATAGTATCTTAAAGATTAACCATATCACAAAACACTCAACAttgtccaatgaaccatgaaaataagatcCCAAGTCAGATTAAACCCGACAGTAAAACATCTACAACTTACTATCATTTCTTACAccatatatagttgacttattgctcgTATTATTTGAGTTATGAACTTGACACGGAAATTTAACCCCAATCAGTTTTCcataaaatgaggttgaggtccgTTAACCCTGAAAGACCTTGCAAGGAACCCATATACTCAAGTATAGGTATCCACTTGCTCTCATTAAGTGAGTATTTTCAAGCAGTAACTGATCCATGATAAACTGTAGATAAAATGACATGTCTTGCATTTTGTACTTTTGATGGTTAAATGCAAAGATTGAAATAAAGTGGCAATATCTAAGCATATCATTCAAATTCAAAGAACAATGACTGGAGGTGCAGGGCTAAATAACCTGCATGGAGATGTGAATGCAAATGCTTTtataactgcataccaaatagcattgacttatcataagtggTTCCCTTCTGACTAACTTTACAACAAAATTTAAGTTGAAAGCCATGTGTTTCACTGAGGTTGTGGGGCCATATAATCACCTCGAAAATGAAACTTGCAAATGATAATTGAACTGCATACCAAATTTTATTGACTAACTGGTAACATTATTGGTTCATCTCGAACTGAACTAGTCACAAACTGTTTACATGTAAAAAATGCAAGACATTCAAAGTCCATGAATTAGGACTGAGTGGGGAGCCAAACTACCACCATGGAAATGTAatatgccaatgctaatacatcagtataccaaatatcactgacctaccTCTAACAGTTCTTACATAATCACAGACTAGTacaattttgtacatgtaaactaAAGTTCTAAAGTCAATAGTCGATAACTGAGGGGGTAGGGCAAAtaaatctccatggaaatgagatgtgccaatgctaaaacaactgcataccaaatattattgacctaTCACTAGTGTTTCCCATAAACTTGActttatcacaaactaatacattgttgatgatGCTGACGAAAGCAGAATGTAAGGCTAGTTTTTTTCAACATCATCATAGCAAGAcaaaaatgagatcaaggacaatAGACGCAATTCAACACAAGGTATCTGCACACAAGGTTTGAAGCATCCAAGTCTTTATAACAACCCAGTTATTTTCTGTATTTGCTTGTTCCAAGCCGGGAACCTGTAATAATTTTATACACTTTATAATAATATCATCACGGTCATCTACAATTTTACTTTAGTGACAAACACAGATGATGTAAACAAACCTAGTGAAACTGAGTATTCCTCTTATTTAATGCtattgtattttattgttattgtattGAGAATTTTAGTTTGAGAGTAAGAAACAGCTGTCTGAAATCAGCTGTACATTTGTTCTTCCATATAATAAAATGATGCAGCAACTATTTTACAATCTTATTACAGATTATTAAATTGAAAACCACAAAAAGGGAACACTCCTGGAAATGTATAATGATAGACTTGACCAGCTGTCAGTAATACTGACTCAGTATTGGATTTCAGAAGATTTTAAAATCTTCTACCACTAAAAATGAAGGGGATTTAAAGGAGGATATAGCACAATTATAGGAACTAGATCAGAGAATATTTCACgtcaaaatataaatgtaaaactatataagatatatgttttaaaagattGAGTCAGTGATTTGTTAATAGTCTTTTAATATGTGTATACATCATTTTCTGCATAACACTGATTTTTTTCCAACATATCACATCCATAGGATCATAATTAATCAGCtgtaacaaataaattataattgtaacaataattgtttgttttcttttagaaTTGTACTTAATTCATCAAAATCACAATGCTGACTATTAATAACAAAGGTATCCATTCTAGAACACCACTTGTGGTCTGTAGTGAGGTTGAAATTTGTTGGCCTTTTTACCAAGTCTTAATCTGTGCTTATTCTTAAGTCTCTGCATGTAACCAAGATCTTTAACTCTTTTCTGTGCCACCTCAcctaaaaataaagagatgtcatattatatattattctatgtGACAAATATAATTCTATAACACAAGTTTTTTTAAATCATggaattttatgtgtcaatttttgtATAGATGTAACATTCTaccaatgaaatatttatgacacaattacaaaaaacattgggcaattgttattttttaaatgaaacctAATTATAAATGTTGGAGTACTATCAAAGAGGACCAATACCGTCTACATCATATGAAATACAAATGGGATACCTGCTTATAACAAAGATCACACAAAGTAACTTTAAGGAGCAAGCTCACACACCCCACTTTCTGACAAAATAAACATGGTACTttctttaaagtaaaaataaagacTCTGGCCTGGGGACATAACAATTCATATCATCCAAAAGTGCTTCCTTGTTTAATATTCTTCAGATTATAGTACTCTTCCAAAGTAATGAATAGAAATACAACAGGAACAGACTGAACTGCTGATCCTTCAAAAGCACTTCAGTTGATGCCAGGTTTTAGGTGAGTTttgatattcagtggttgttagtTTTTTACCTCAATCAGGctgttggttttctcttttgaattgatttacatttgttatttcttggctttttatagtgttttttatctgttttaaaaCTAGTCAAGTGAAGTCCTGTGTATAATGGACACATGACCTATTTAACTAATCAACATTTGTGTATAATAAATAATTACCTGTACAACCCGTCCACCCAAGTGCTTTGTACTGAGCCAACATTTTAGGTAAAACGCTCTTGTTCTGGCTTAAGTCTCTGTGTGGTAAATTCTGTTtgtaatatttcatcaatgaccTATGCCCAATAGTTGCACCtggaaaatcaatgaaattaaaatttattgaactctgtgaaataaaatttctttgcactttattgaaataaaatttctttgCATTATATTAATTAAGTATTTTTTATGCAGAGACACACTGTATTTATACAGTTATACATCCAAGTACAATTGAtaagttataaattattttaaactgTCACTCATTTGAATTCTCTCTACTATAGTTTTAGCCAAAAaatccttttatggtcataaaccttgtgtttaaatttcataaatttctatttacttatactaaagttatggtgcgaaaaacaagaaaaatgcttatttgggcccctttttggcccccaattccttaactgttgggatctcaactcccaaaatcaatcccaaccttccttttgtgttgataaaccttgtgtttaaatttcaatgatttctatttacttatactaaagttattgtgcgaaaaccaagaataatgcttatttgggcccttttttggcccttaattcctaaacagttcGAACCAacacacccaaaatcaatcccaaccttccttttttggtcataaactttgtgtcaaaatatcattgatttctatttgcttaaactaaagttatagtgcgaaaacctagaaaatgcttatttgggccctttttggcccttaattcctaaactgttgggaccaaagcttcctaaatcaatcccaacctcccttttatggtcataaaccttgtgtttaaatttcatacatttctatttacttaaactaaagttatagtgggaaaaccaaaagtattcggacgacgacgacgctgacaccaacgtgataccaatatacgaccaaaaaattttcaatttttgcggtcgtataaaaatcctTATTTAAAGGCATTACACACCTGAAGGTAATACCAATTCATACCCATCATCAAGCAGAACTTGTGGGTCAACTTGTTCAGAATCCACTTCCATACTTTCCTCACCCTCTCCTGCAGCTTCATCAAAGTCTGGATAGCTACTCCTGTAACAAAAAAATCAGATTACTTATAGAGAACAAGAACAGGTGATGAAATTATTAGCTGTCATGGCCTATAAATGGAGAGCTTGAAAAGTCTGTTATCCACAGCACTGTTAAGAAATTGAGTGGACAGAGCAATAGACCAACAAAAAAATTCTGAGGAGTTGCACTATTTCTGATATTAAatcatatacagaaaaaaaatataccaagaaATATTTCATTAAGAAGGCATATctacaattttcttttttaaattggctagaggtataggggagggttgagatctcaaaaaaaatgtttaacgccgccacatttttgcgcctgtcccaagtcaggagcctctgtctggcctttgttagtcttgcatgatttttaattctagtttcttgtgtataatacTGAACTTAGTTTTaggtccattatcactgaactagtatagatatttgtttaggggctagctgaaggacgactccgggtgcagAAGtttctacattgaagacctattggtgactttccgttgttgtctgttctatggtttggttgttgtctctttgacacattcccaatttccattcttaattttaattgATGGTCTCCTGCCAGTTTTACAATCTCACCTGTAATCATAGTAATCAgcatatttaaacattgtatcCCCATTATGTAGAAGTTTATAATCTTACCTGTAATCATAGTAATCGGAATAGTCAAACATTGTATCCCCATCATGTAGAAGTTTACAATCTTACCTGTAATCATAGTAATCAGCATATTCAAACATTGTATCCCCATCATGTAGAAGTTTACAATCTTACCTGTAATCATAGTAATCAGCATATTCAAATATGGTATCCCCATCATGTAGAATTTTACAATCTTACCTGTAATCATAGTAATCAGCATATTCAAACATTGTATCCCCATCATGTAGAAGTTTACAATGTCCCTTGTCTAACATGTGTTTCTGTACAGCCTGTACTGAGTGGAAAGCCTTCCCTTTCTCATTACACCACAGGCAAACATGACCAACTCCTACTTTTTCACctacaaaatttaaatataaaacattgaacaataatacattattttcataattttctttatcctttatttaatgtttttttttcaatttttgtctcAGAGATCTTAGGTAGCAATATACAGTTTATAGTTTTATTTCCCATTTTGATATGTGATTTTTTCAATTATGAAAGTTATTGTGCCATCAACTTACTTTTTTAGACAGCAAACAAATAATAAAGCCTTCAAAgtggtttatatgaacatcaagattatctTTTGCATGTGTTATCGGCCATTTTCTAATTGACAGTCAGTTGTTTCACATCAGTACTGGCCATAAGTACAGTAACTATTGTAGTGTTTTTAATCAATTTGTTAACACACTAATGCATATATGATTTTCATTTGACCTCTTGATAAATGGTTTCAGGAAAGGTGTCACTCAAATGGATAGAAATTCAACTTCAGACTAAAATGACATTTTCGTCcccattttcaaaatattgtgaATCAAATTAATGTTACCTAGGTACACAACAAGTCCTTCCAAATCAGCAATAAATCCTGCATCCGGTATGAAGAAGCTATGTTTCTTAGTCATGTGATTGACATTTGACTCCAGAGATGAACTGATATGTGAACAGAATAAGCATTCCTCGATACCTAAGGCATTTTCTTCCCAATCCTCCACGGATTCTCCATCAGAATcatctataaaaagaaaaataaatagagaTCACACAATTATTAATCtaataaattgtaaatatcttTCAGTGAAAGATATACTATCTTTCAGTGAAAGATATACTCAGTATTTTTTTCGGTAATCTGTTGACttttatatattatagaaaacaAGATACAGACATAAAAATACTTTAAGGATTAAATGGGAATCTATTATTATCATGCATGTTTTACAATAGTAAATCCTTATTCAAAAATGCCATCAAGACATCTCTTCTTTAAAAACTGAAAAGATTGAAACTTTTCAATTGAGAAGTATTGCATTTTAAAAACAGCTAATCATAATCCTAAATTTCCTTTggtgaactttccattttaaaGAACTTCTATTTCTGCAGATGCAATTTTATGCTGAACCAGTGATTTTTTTAGAGTAGATGTAAATACCCTTTACTGTATTACACAATGATGGTAAAATTGAATATGGGTATAGGGGTTTATCAAAGGTAAATATATGAAGTTACCGTCATCGGATATTTCCATCTGTGTTTTGTTACTTCCAGCTGGTTTAGCTTGATCTCCCTTGCCACCAGCAGTAGCtgatattttggttttcagtgccATGTTTACACAATCTTTCATCaatcttttttcattttctgGCAAATCAGAAAAATCTGTTCCTTCTGCATTTTCTgtgattttttctttatttttttctatttcttctcTCAGCTTTGAGGTGTGTTTTGTAACAACATCTTTATgctttttagattttaaatgattttcataCTGGTTCTTTGAGTTGAAATGTTTATTACATATTTCACATGTAGCAGTGGTGGCCTCCTCATCTATAATAGCCTGTTAACAAACCAAATCAAACTTAATGAAACATTGTCTGAAACAAATTTAACTTGTTTCTTTTGAATACCACTAATATTTACTTCCATGTAAATGTTTGTGTATGGAAGCACCAAAGTTCAAAAAGTTTAAACTGAAATCAGATAATTCCTCTCCTTGAAAGATGTAACACAAGGTGATCTGATAGTTCCTGAGCAAAAAGTTGAGGTTTTTAAAAATCTGATTCTGGATCAATGTTAAGAAATGGACTACCATATAAAATGCCTAAAGaacaaaacacatttacttttaaacaaagtacaatgtattattttgatttctatatttttggatttgatttgatttgattttttttttttttttacttttttttttttttttttactttgtgtaCCTCTTGACCAGTTTTATCTCTtatcacatttaaataaaaattcattgtaatttGAACTACTTGTCTGCTACTAtgtgtaaatatatgttttagatTTATATGTGAGGGCCACAAGGAAGTTTAGATTGTTGTAACTTACAGCTGTGTTTAccttctttaaataaagaatttattattaataattattatCATTATGCTCTTGTTTAATTCAATCCTTGAATGGATATTCTGTCATTctgatataatttaaaaaaaaaaaaatacttctagCTAATTTTTTGAGTTCCTGATGTTAAAATTATTTCAGAAATacatttgattaaacaaaaacaacaacaacaatactttattttaaaagggttacacagttagctatataactaatcttccccgaggccctcatcatgaaaataaaacaaaatgcaaatatatacattgcatacatttgtataaaaagtcaagtatgataaaacgttcaatacaacttgataaaatgctatcaaaaaataaacatgatgacatagtcagttttcaatattatttatacagctaggttgatttcattaaatgatctgttattttgtatttgaaagaattaacatttgtaatatttctaaatggtattggcaaattattccacaagaatggtccagaatacacaaaagattttttgaacaattctgtttttggtttagggagtatgaggtttccttgaacagcatttctcaaggggtatggatttctgtctgaaacataatgaaacttgttagtaagatatgatgggggcatcatttttaatgcacttaaatgtcatcacaaacttaagatattttattctctgttcaactgtcatccagtttaagtgtttgaataaAGCGAAGGAGCGAAAGTgtctgtttctagtattaatctagcagctctcttttgtaatttaaatattcaatttaaaccctcactgctacaactaccccacactaaacaacaataatcaattagtggttagatataaccattatagaataattttctgcagtctagatttagaaatttcttaatctttaatagtagatatagtTTAGATGAAATTTTTGAGCAGATCACATCAATTTGGTTTGTCCATGTGAGGGAAGGGTAAATTTTAATGCCTAAGAGACTTTCGCATGTGGAagattgtatcacttgattgttaatagttaaacaactctCATTGTAATGTGGCATAGCTCTTTGCTTTGttccaataatcatatattttgttttatttttattgatgaacatattgttatcattgcaCCATTCATGCCATTCCTCAACACTATGTAAATCTTCTTGTACCTTTGACGGTAGAGTTTGATAACAATTACCAGAAAGATGTAAAGTTGAATCATCAGCATACAAATCAGACCAACAATTTTTTATATACTAGATAGGAAGGTtgtttatgtataatataaacagaaTGGGTCCTAATATGGAGCCTTGGGGAACACCATACTTGATATAAAGTTTTTCAGAATGAGCATTACCAATTTGTACTTTTAaatacgatttaaaaaaaaaaaaaacagcagcatTATCAAAtcataaatttcaagttttttttacagACAATATCATGATCTACTACATCAAAAGCTTTTTTTAAAATCCAACAGGACTGCTATGGTGATATTACCATCATTTATGAATGAATATCCTGTATCTATTTATCTCTGATATTGATAAGGGTAGTTTGGCAAGAGTGTTCTTGTCGAAACCCAGACTATGCTAGGTGTAAAAGATCTAATCTTTTCAGATAgtcatacaaatgttttgaaacatgcttttctaaaagttttgataaaataggaagtacagaaattggtctataatttgttGCCATGAATTTTTCCCCAGCTTTAAAAACAGGGGTTACTCTTGCATTCTTTAGAACACTGGGTAATGTACTTGTGTCTATCATTCTgttaaaaatgtaagttaaagATGAAGTTATGAAAGGAgcactgaatttaaaaaaatttggtcCTATGTTATCAGATCCGGTTGATTTATTAATGTCAAGTTTGATCGTCTCATTAAATAGATCATTTATTGTGACTGGTGGAATTAAAGGAACTTACCTTTTCTCTCTGTGCAAGAACTTTCTGTTGGAAAGTATCTGCTGTGACTGGTGGGAGCTCAGCTACTTTTCTTTTCAAGTTATATCTGTGCCAGTCAGTTTTATAATGTCCTCTCTGAAGATCCAATGTGGAAAATCCTACTCtgcatgttatacatgtatacaggcCCGACATGACATCAACAGCTGTCCTAAAATTGAATAGTCCTGTAACTTAGTTAAATGAAACATGATCACAAAATACTTCACTTTTGTAATGCAGggttaatatttataaaacaattggGAAATGTGtctatgggacacagatgatgttCCACCTTGCATATATGATTATATGGAGACGAAGTCCTCTAtaacggtagaaaaatcaataaaaaaattaattaaaaatcaggaaaatttcccgaattttttcattctactaataaactcaaaattgttaactttttttcagacttttttaaatCCACCCATCTgtgcagaaatctacttccttttccagtcttgtttgcatgagactttgaataaaatatctatttatcagtctagtaaaatataaggaAGGACCTCAATaccaaatcatttttaataaatatttgatatgaaaaaaacgttacctgagagcgtttctttgtttactttgaataTGACGTCttaactaaaatccctaacaacagaaccaaaatcggaaacatAACGgtatttctatttcttttttttttaacatgaattaAAAGAATTCATATGGACTTCTCCCCCTTCCACaagtaatgcctgcctcatattaaaggAACATAAATTTATGATAACTTAAGAACGATAAAAGTGACACTAtccaaatttgtacatttttttacttacaaatgtagtctgtgttttgtggtaataatcatgataatcatttGTATATTGTGGTAATAAATATTGCATAAAAGTTTCAGAGTGAATGTCccacatgttgacgacggacggtCAGACAGACGGGCGGACAAAGGTATACTTTTATACGTCCtgtaaacgggcgtataaaaagtgtGTCCGATTCGACTTTGGCCAAAACTGGTAGGGGTCCGCTGGACAGTCCGACAGTTCTATAGTCTGACGGTTCAATGGTCCGACGGTTTAATAGTCCGACAATTCTGTAGTCCGACGGTCTGATGGTCCGATAGTCCGACATATACAACCATATATGATATAATAGACTAATCAATTCACAGGCACAAGGCGTTCTACCTGGCTTTCGAGACGCGACAGACCTAACTTTTCCAAAACTGAATCCTGTTATTGTTTTTAGCTTATTTCACAGATAATCCAACGACTCCGCTTTTGGTCGAT from Mytilus galloprovincialis chromosome 2, xbMytGall1.hap1.1, whole genome shotgun sequence encodes:
- the LOC143065055 gene encoding cytoplasmic 60S subunit biogenesis factor ZNF622-like isoform X4 codes for the protein MSGLYTCITCRVGFSTLDLQRGHYKTDWHRYNLKRKVAELPPVTADTFQQKVLAQREKAIIDEEATTATCEICNKHFNSKNQYENHLKSKKHKDVVTKHTSKLREEIEKNKEKITENAEGTDFSDLPENEKRLMKDCVNMALKTKISATAGGKGDQAKPAGSNKTQMEISDDDDSDGESVEDWEENALGIEECLFCSHISSSLESNVNHMTKKHSFFIPDAGFIADLEGLVVYLGEKVGVGHVCLWCNEKGKAFHSVQAVQKHMLDKGHCKLLHDGDTMFEYADYYDYRSSYPDFDEAAGEGEESMEVDSEQVDPQVLLDDGYELVLPSGATIGHRSLMKYYKQNLPHRDLSQNKSVLPKMLAQYKALGWTGCTGEVAQKRVKDLGYMQRLKNKHRLRLGKKANKFQPHYRPQVVF
- the LOC143065055 gene encoding cytoplasmic 60S subunit biogenesis factor ZNF622-like isoform X2 encodes the protein MEDKLNLTAVDVMSGLYTCITCRVGFSTLDLQRGHYKTDWHRYNLKRKVAELPPVTADTFQQKVLAQREKAIIDEEATTATCEICNKHFNSKNQYENHLKSKKHKDVVTKHTSKLREEIEKNKEKITENAEGTDFSDLPENEKRLMKDCVNMALKTKISATAGGKGDQAKPAGSNKTQMEISDDDDSDGESVEDWEENALGIEECLFCSHISSSLESNVNHMTKKHSFFIPDAGFIADLEGLVVYLGEKVGVGHVCLWCNEKGKAFHSVQAVQKHMLDKGHCKLLHDGDTMFEYADYYDYRSSYPDFDEAAGEGEESMEVDSEQVDPQVLLDDGYELVLPSGATIGHRSLMKYYKQNLPHRDLSQNKSVLPKMLAQYKALGWTGCTGEVAQKRVKDLGYMQRLKNKHRLRLGKKANKFQPHYRPQVVF
- the LOC143065055 gene encoding cytoplasmic 60S subunit biogenesis factor ZNF622-like isoform X3 — translated: MGRSRRTAVDVMSGLYTCITCRVGFSTLDLQRGHYKTDWHRYNLKRKVAELPPVTADTFQQKVLAQREKAIIDEEATTATCEICNKHFNSKNQYENHLKSKKHKDVVTKHTSKLREEIEKNKEKITENAEGTDFSDLPENEKRLMKDCVNMALKTKISATAGGKGDQAKPAGSNKTQMEISDDDDSDGESVEDWEENALGIEECLFCSHISSSLESNVNHMTKKHSFFIPDAGFIADLEGLVVYLGEKVGVGHVCLWCNEKGKAFHSVQAVQKHMLDKGHCKLLHDGDTMFEYADYYDYRSSYPDFDEAAGEGEESMEVDSEQVDPQVLLDDGYELVLPSGATIGHRSLMKYYKQNLPHRDLSQNKSVLPKMLAQYKALGWTGCTGEVAQKRVKDLGYMQRLKNKHRLRLGKKANKFQPHYRPQVVF
- the LOC143065055 gene encoding cytoplasmic 60S subunit biogenesis factor ZNF622-like isoform X1 yields the protein MIIMIITTKHRLHLTAVDVMSGLYTCITCRVGFSTLDLQRGHYKTDWHRYNLKRKVAELPPVTADTFQQKVLAQREKAIIDEEATTATCEICNKHFNSKNQYENHLKSKKHKDVVTKHTSKLREEIEKNKEKITENAEGTDFSDLPENEKRLMKDCVNMALKTKISATAGGKGDQAKPAGSNKTQMEISDDDDSDGESVEDWEENALGIEECLFCSHISSSLESNVNHMTKKHSFFIPDAGFIADLEGLVVYLGEKVGVGHVCLWCNEKGKAFHSVQAVQKHMLDKGHCKLLHDGDTMFEYADYYDYRSSYPDFDEAAGEGEESMEVDSEQVDPQVLLDDGYELVLPSGATIGHRSLMKYYKQNLPHRDLSQNKSVLPKMLAQYKALGWTGCTGEVAQKRVKDLGYMQRLKNKHRLRLGKKANKFQPHYRPQVVF